One Gemmatimonadota bacterium DNA window includes the following coding sequences:
- a CDS encoding thiamine pyrophosphate-binding protein, which translates to MTQESTARTGGERLADALVRHGVQTLFTLPGGHISPIFVSAKARGIRIIDVRDEANAVFAADATARLTGNIGVAVVTAGPGLTNTLTPLRNALMARSPVVLLCGATATVLRGRGSLQDIDQISAVRSHVKWAGQVNRAEDLIPMFAQAVEIARTGPTGPVALECPVDLLYNSTLVREMYGVARPLAVGAPLSQRLERWYLERHLRKTLGNSPVRDDTTMPSAPKRTKPSPRAVARARALLDGAKKPVLLIGSQAMEAPQEAAALAQAVTALGVPVYLAGMARGLLGATHPLQLRQQRKEALREADVVLLAGTPMDFRLDYGRHFRHGTTIITANSDASELQRNRRATLGVHGDADLFVRALATSAPRADWSAWLDILHGRDAAREAEIDTRAAAVVTPINPLALCKAIDGLLSDDSMIVADGGDFVATAAYTLRPRAPLSWLDPGVFGTLGVGAGFAIGAKLHRPSADVWLIYGDGAAGFSVIEFDTMVRHGIPVIAVVGNDGAWAQIMRDQVPMLGDDVATVLGRTAFHGVADALGAKGFLLDDPAKMESTLRAARDTARAGTPVIVNAHIGLTDFRKGSISL; encoded by the coding sequence ATGACTCAGGAATCCACCGCACGCACTGGCGGCGAACGGCTTGCCGATGCCTTGGTTCGGCACGGCGTCCAAACGCTGTTTACGCTCCCCGGCGGTCACATCTCGCCGATCTTCGTGAGTGCCAAGGCTCGCGGCATTCGCATCATCGACGTGCGTGACGAAGCCAACGCCGTGTTCGCCGCCGATGCCACCGCGCGACTCACCGGCAACATCGGTGTCGCCGTGGTCACGGCTGGCCCTGGGCTCACCAACACACTCACCCCACTGCGCAACGCGCTCATGGCGCGTTCTCCCGTGGTGCTCCTCTGCGGCGCCACCGCGACGGTGCTGCGCGGACGCGGCTCGTTGCAGGACATCGACCAGATCAGCGCCGTGCGCTCGCACGTGAAGTGGGCGGGCCAGGTGAACCGCGCGGAAGATCTCATTCCCATGTTCGCGCAGGCCGTTGAGATTGCCCGCACTGGGCCCACGGGGCCGGTTGCCCTTGAGTGCCCCGTTGACCTGCTCTACAACAGCACCCTCGTACGCGAGATGTACGGCGTGGCGCGGCCGCTCGCGGTAGGCGCGCCGCTCTCGCAGCGGCTGGAACGCTGGTACCTCGAACGCCATCTGCGCAAAACACTCGGCAACTCGCCGGTGCGTGACGACACCACCATGCCGTCCGCACCCAAGCGCACCAAGCCATCGCCGCGCGCCGTCGCACGGGCTCGTGCACTACTCGACGGTGCCAAGAAACCCGTGTTGCTCATTGGCAGTCAGGCGATGGAAGCCCCGCAAGAAGCCGCCGCACTCGCACAGGCCGTCACCGCGCTCGGCGTCCCGGTGTATCTCGCGGGCATGGCGCGTGGGTTGCTCGGCGCCACACACCCGCTCCAACTGCGCCAGCAACGCAAAGAAGCCTTACGCGAGGCAGACGTCGTGCTGCTCGCGGGCACGCCCATGGACTTCCGACTCGACTACGGCCGCCACTTTCGCCACGGCACGACCATCATCACGGCTAACAGCGATGCCTCCGAGTTGCAGCGCAACCGCCGCGCGACACTCGGCGTGCACGGCGACGCCGATCTTTTTGTGCGCGCGCTCGCCACGTCAGCACCGCGCGCGGACTGGAGCGCTTGGCTCGATATCTTGCACGGACGCGACGCCGCACGCGAAGCGGAAATCGACACGCGCGCAGCGGCCGTGGTCACGCCAATCAACCCGCTCGCACTTTGCAAAGCCATTGACGGACTCCTGAGCGACGACAGCATGATCGTCGCCGACGGCGGCGATTTTGTCGCCACGGCAGCCTACACGCTGCGCCCGCGCGCGCCCCTTTCTTGGCTCGACCCCGGCGTCTTCGGCACACTCGGCGTCGGCGCCGGCTTTGCGATTGGCGCGAAGCTTCACCGCCCCTCCGCCGATGTATGGCTCATCTACGGCGACGGTGCGGCTGGCTTTAGCGTCATTGAGTTCGACACGATGGTGCGCCACGGTATTCCTGTGATTGCCGTCGTAGGCAACGACGGCGCCTGGGCGCAGATCATGCGCGACCAAGTGCCGATGCTCGGCGACGATGTGGCCACCGTACTCGGGCGCACCGCATTCCACGGCGTGGCCGATGCGCTCGGCGCCAAAGGATTCCTCCTCGACGATCCCGCTAAGATGGAGTCCACGCTGCGCGCCGCACGCGATACCGCTCGCGCCGGCACGCCGGTAATCGTCAATGCGCACATCGGGCTCACCGATTTCCGCAAAGGCTCTATTTCACTTTGA
- a CDS encoding sodium/solute symporter (Members of the Solute:Sodium Symporter (SSS), TC 2.A.21 as described in tcdb.org, catalyze solute:Na+ symport. Known solutes for members of the family include sugars, amino acids, nucleosides, inositols, vitamins, urea or anions, depending on the system.), translating into MGFFFLFIAITLAITYWAARRTSTTEHFYAAGRSISAAQNGFALAGDYMSAASFLGIAGLVSTSGFDGLVYSTGWLVGWPVVLFLVAEPLRNLGRYTFADVVATRLKHTPVRLAAALGTLSTVIFYLIAQMVGAGSLIKLMFGISYETAVIIVGIAMISYVLFGGMIATTWVQIVKAALLLGGAAALAFMVLLRFHMNPLELFAAASDKYGAAVLAPGKLVTNPIDTISLGMALMFGTAGLPHILMRFYTVPDARAARTSVFYATGLIGFFYLLTFILGFGAMVLVGPDAIKAIDKGGNMAAPLLAEFLGGTPFLGFIAAVAFATILAVVAGLTLSGAAALSHDLWTSVVRGGHAKPGEELRVARGATFVLGIIAVVLGITFKGQNVAFMVSLAFAIAASANFPALVLSIFWRRCTTQGAVSSMLFGTVATLVLIYLSPVIQVDILKHESAWFALKNPAVVTIPGSFLIGVVVSLFTTDRSAVAAYDGAVRDMIDGANAH; encoded by the coding sequence ATGGGATTCTTCTTTCTCTTCATCGCCATCACCCTCGCCATCACGTATTGGGCAGCACGACGCACCAGCACCACCGAGCACTTCTACGCCGCCGGGCGCAGTATCAGCGCGGCACAAAACGGATTTGCGCTCGCCGGCGACTACATGAGCGCGGCGAGCTTCTTAGGCATCGCCGGCCTCGTCTCCACGAGTGGCTTTGACGGGCTCGTCTATTCCACCGGCTGGCTGGTCGGTTGGCCAGTGGTGCTCTTCTTGGTGGCCGAACCGCTCCGCAATCTCGGGCGCTATACCTTCGCGGACGTTGTCGCCACGCGACTCAAGCACACTCCCGTGCGACTCGCCGCAGCGCTCGGCACGCTCTCGACCGTCATCTTCTATTTGATTGCGCAAATGGTCGGCGCGGGGTCGCTCATCAAACTGATGTTCGGCATTTCGTATGAAACCGCCGTCATCATTGTGGGCATCGCGATGATTTCCTACGTGCTGTTTGGCGGGATGATCGCCACGACGTGGGTCCAGATTGTGAAGGCCGCACTGCTTCTTGGCGGCGCGGCCGCACTCGCCTTTATGGTGCTGCTCCGCTTCCATATGAATCCGCTCGAGCTCTTTGCCGCCGCAAGCGATAAGTACGGCGCCGCCGTCCTCGCGCCGGGCAAGCTCGTCACGAACCCCATCGACACCATTTCACTTGGAATGGCGTTGATGTTTGGCACTGCGGGGTTGCCGCACATTCTGATGCGCTTCTATACGGTGCCCGACGCACGCGCCGCACGCACCTCCGTGTTCTACGCGACGGGGCTCATCGGCTTCTTCTATCTGCTCACGTTCATCCTAGGCTTTGGCGCGATGGTGCTCGTGGGCCCCGACGCCATCAAGGCCATCGATAAGGGCGGCAATATGGCCGCGCCGCTCCTCGCGGAGTTTTTGGGCGGCACGCCCTTCCTTGGATTTATTGCGGCGGTGGCGTTCGCTACGATTCTCGCCGTGGTGGCGGGCCTTACGCTCTCCGGCGCCGCGGCGCTGAGCCACGATTTGTGGACGAGCGTCGTGCGCGGCGGACATGCCAAGCCCGGCGAAGAGCTCCGCGTCGCACGCGGCGCAACCTTTGTGCTCGGCATTATTGCCGTGGTGCTCGGCATTACGTTCAAGGGGCAGAATGTCGCCTTCATGGTGAGCCTCGCCTTTGCGATTGCCGCGAGCGCCAACTTCCCAGCGCTCGTGCTCTCCATTTTCTGGCGCCGTTGCACCACGCAGGGCGCGGTGAGTTCGATGCTCTTTGGGACCGTCGCAACGCTCGTCCTGATTTATCTATCGCCCGTCATTCAGGTGGACATCCTCAAGCATGAGAGCGCCTGGTTTGCGCTCAAGAATCCGGCGGTCGTGACGATCCCAGGATCGTTCCTCATTGGCGTTGTCGTCTCACTCTTCACCACCGATCGATCGGCCGTGGCCGCTTATGATGGCGCTGTGCGCGACATGATCGACGGCGCCAACGCCCACTGA
- a CDS encoding DUF485 domain-containing protein, with the protein MSAPHHALAARRWRIAIALTMAVVVLYFGFILLIAYRKSLMGSIVTPGLSVGILFGAAVIVVSWMSTWVYVRWANRSYDPALAALKAEGK; encoded by the coding sequence ATGAGTGCCCCGCACCACGCGTTGGCCGCCCGCCGCTGGCGCATCGCGATCGCGCTCACGATGGCTGTGGTCGTGCTGTATTTCGGATTCATTCTGTTGATTGCCTATCGCAAATCGCTGATGGGATCCATTGTCACGCCGGGGCTCTCGGTGGGGATTCTTTTTGGCGCCGCCGTGATCGTCGTGAGTTGGATGAGTACCTGGGTGTATGTCCGCTGGGCGAACCGAAGCTACGACCCGGCTCTGGCCGCGCTGAAAGCGGAGGGCAAGTGA
- a CDS encoding peptidylprolyl isomerase — protein MRARHLLALVALAGGACAKPAQLRHPDPTRLSVAAPDSFTVDVLTSKGTFTLTAHRDWAPLGVDRLYHLVRARFYDGNRFFRTVDNFVTQFGLNGDTAVTAAWRDQRIGDDPVKRSNVRGTISFAKGGKDSRTTQLFISYKDNSRLDTLVFAVIAQVVDGMPVVDSLYKGYGEGPPRGKGPSQDRIVKEGNAYLIKDFPLLDYIITARIGREWRHQ, from the coding sequence ATGCGAGCCCGACATCTGCTGGCCCTCGTCGCCCTCGCGGGCGGCGCCTGCGCCAAGCCCGCCCAACTGCGTCACCCAGACCCCACGCGGCTTTCCGTGGCCGCGCCCGACAGTTTCACGGTGGACGTCCTGACGTCCAAAGGCACCTTCACCCTCACCGCGCATCGCGATTGGGCGCCACTGGGCGTGGACCGGCTGTATCACTTGGTGCGTGCCCGGTTTTACGATGGCAACCGATTCTTTCGCACGGTGGACAACTTCGTCACGCAATTCGGCCTGAACGGCGATACCGCAGTAACGGCGGCGTGGCGCGACCAGCGCATTGGGGACGACCCCGTCAAGCGGAGCAACGTGCGCGGTACTATCAGTTTTGCGAAAGGCGGAAAAGACTCGCGCACCACGCAGCTCTTTATCAGCTACAAAGACAACAGCCGACTCGACACGCTTGTGTTTGCCGTGATCGCGCAAGTGGTCGACGGCATGCCGGTCGTGGATTCCCTGTACAAAGGCTACGGCGAAGGCCCCCCGCGCGGCAAAGGCCCCTCGCAGGATCGCATTGTGAAGGAAGGCAATGCGTACCTGATCAAGGACTTCCCTTTGCTCGACTACATCATCACCGCCCGTATTGGACGGGAATGGAGACACCAATGA
- a CDS encoding pyridoxamine 5'-phosphate oxidase family protein, giving the protein MTHEDRALIKQHKERSVPDAAAAILAAGIVAHVGIADAKGPVVIPMTYAFDAGEPELLHLHGAHNSRLMGSLQDGASVCVTVTLTDGLVYSKTGLNHSVNYRSAVAFGRAAAEQPSPERQHELLAQMISRYFPGRQEGVDYGVIPEKHIDATSFVTIHIEAVSAKQRTGPPLGPGDSDPAVPGTSGVQELRPGL; this is encoded by the coding sequence ATGACTCACGAGGATCGCGCGCTCATCAAGCAGCACAAGGAACGGTCGGTCCCGGACGCTGCGGCGGCCATTCTCGCGGCAGGGATTGTGGCTCATGTTGGGATTGCCGACGCCAAGGGGCCGGTGGTGATCCCGATGACGTATGCGTTTGATGCAGGCGAGCCGGAGCTCCTGCATCTGCACGGGGCGCACAACAGCCGTCTTATGGGATCCCTGCAGGATGGAGCCTCGGTCTGCGTGACAGTCACGCTCACCGACGGTCTCGTGTACTCCAAGACCGGGCTCAATCACTCGGTCAACTATCGCAGTGCGGTGGCCTTTGGCCGCGCCGCGGCGGAACAGCCGTCGCCCGAGCGCCAGCACGAACTCCTCGCCCAGATGATCAGCCGCTACTTCCCAGGACGGCAGGAAGGGGTGGATTACGGGGTGATCCCAGAGAAGCACATCGACGCCACGTCATTTGTGACGATCCACATCGAGGCCGTGAGCGCCAAACAACGGACGGGGCCGCCACTGGGGCCGGGCGACAGCGATCCGGCGGTTCCGGGGACGAGTGGGGTGCAGGAGCTGCGCCCGGGGCTGTAG
- a CDS encoding glutamine--tRNA ligase/YqeY domain fusion protein: protein MSQDTPRRDFVREMVAEDVASGKFGRTICTRFPPEPNGYPHIGHAKSICLNFGVAKEFGGRVHLRFDDTNPFTEDIKYVEAIKRDVEWLGFTWDAEYYASDYFEQLYDFAILLIKKGKAYVDSETEEEIREHRGTVTSAGTPSTFRDRTVDENLDLLARMKAGEFPDGAHVLRAKIDLAHPNMIMRDPLLIRIRHATHYRRGDAWCIYPLYDYAHGLSDAIEGITHSLCTLEFKDNKDIYDWLVREAGFEKPPEQTEFARLVLDYTVVSKRKLLKLVNDGHVTGWDDPRLHTIAGIRRRGVTPEAIRDFCESIGVARKTARTELATYEHAVRNDLNMRVPRVLCVVKPLKVVLTNYPEGQVEELDASYYPHDVPLTGSRKVPFSRELYVDRDDFMEDPPKKFYRLSVGREVRLRYGYFITCHEVIKDAAGEVVELRCTYDPATHGGNAPDGRKVQGTIHWVSAAHAIDCELRLYDKLFSIADPEDVPEGQDFTSVVNPHSLTVVQGAKVEPSVGADAVGSRYQFERTGYFISDPDSKPGALVFNRTVTLRDSWAKESGKS, encoded by the coding sequence GTGAGTCAGGACACGCCCCGCCGGGATTTTGTGCGGGAAATGGTCGCGGAAGATGTGGCGTCCGGAAAATTCGGCCGCACCATCTGCACGCGCTTTCCGCCGGAACCCAACGGCTACCCGCATATCGGGCATGCCAAGTCCATCTGCCTGAACTTCGGTGTCGCCAAGGAGTTCGGCGGCCGCGTGCACCTGCGCTTTGACGACACCAATCCATTCACCGAAGACATCAAGTACGTCGAGGCCATCAAGCGCGACGTGGAATGGTTAGGCTTTACCTGGGACGCCGAGTACTACGCCAGCGATTACTTCGAGCAGTTGTACGACTTCGCCATTCTCCTCATCAAAAAGGGGAAGGCGTATGTAGACAGCGAAACCGAAGAAGAAATCCGCGAGCACCGCGGAACGGTGACGTCGGCGGGCACTCCCAGCACGTTCCGCGACCGCACGGTAGACGAAAACCTCGATCTGCTCGCGCGCATGAAGGCGGGGGAGTTTCCAGACGGCGCGCACGTATTGCGCGCCAAGATCGACCTCGCGCATCCCAACATGATCATGCGTGATCCGCTGCTCATTCGGATTCGGCATGCCACCCATTACCGTCGTGGCGATGCGTGGTGCATCTACCCGCTCTACGACTACGCGCACGGCCTGAGCGATGCCATTGAAGGCATCACGCACTCGCTGTGCACGCTCGAGTTCAAGGACAACAAGGACATCTACGACTGGCTCGTGCGTGAAGCGGGCTTTGAAAAGCCGCCCGAGCAGACGGAGTTTGCACGCCTCGTGCTCGACTACACGGTGGTGAGCAAGCGGAAGCTTTTGAAACTCGTGAACGACGGCCATGTGACGGGGTGGGACGATCCGCGCCTTCATACGATTGCCGGCATTCGTCGTCGCGGCGTGACGCCCGAGGCGATTCGCGACTTCTGTGAATCGATTGGCGTGGCGCGCAAGACGGCGCGCACGGAACTCGCGACCTACGAACATGCGGTGCGCAACGATCTCAACATGCGCGTGCCGCGCGTGCTCTGCGTGGTGAAGCCGCTCAAGGTGGTGCTCACCAACTACCCGGAAGGGCAGGTGGAAGAGCTCGACGCGAGCTACTATCCGCACGACGTGCCGCTCACCGGCTCGCGCAAAGTGCCGTTCTCGCGCGAACTGTACGTGGACCGTGACGACTTCATGGAAGATCCGCCGAAGAAGTTCTATCGGCTCTCCGTGGGGCGCGAAGTGCGCCTCCGCTACGGCTACTTCATCACGTGCCACGAAGTGATCAAGGACGCCGCCGGCGAGGTCGTGGAGCTGCGCTGCACGTACGACCCGGCCACGCATGGCGGCAATGCGCCCGATGGCCGCAAGGTGCAGGGGACCATCCATTGGGTGTCGGCGGCGCACGCAATTGACTGCGAACTGCGGCTGTACGACAAGCTGTTCTCCATTGCCGATCCCGAAGATGTGCCCGAAGGGCAGGACTTTACCTCGGTGGTGAACCCCCACTCGCTGACCGTCGTGCAGGGCGCGAAGGTGGAGCCGAGTGTGGGTGCGGACGCAGTGGGCTCGCGCTATCAGTTTGAGCGCACGGGCTACTTCATTTCCGATCCCGATTCCAAGCCGGGCGCCCTCGTGTTCAATCGCACGGTGACCCTGCGCGACTCGTGGGCCAAGGAGAGCGGCAAGTCGTGA
- a CDS encoding deoxynucleoside kinase, translating to MSANNFHIGLMGNLFSGKTTLMNALASEPYRSELQGLLDGAETYSFTERVEKGSLTDECLALFYQDRVANIFPTETAFLHMRVLQQREIRHLMTREQKTGVLILEDRPFLDGPEVFVKRMIEAGEMPAAHAKLYNTLFYQTLHHERIRLPDLTVYLRTEPDLLEKRRAARAAAGDAYAQTITKDYLREIHECYEALVANWRGTLRKYQELTIVPPDSDIVILPAEIDMHDHPDYVHVAAGTIREKVRRMLAARRLNT from the coding sequence GTGAGTGCGAATAATTTTCACATTGGCCTCATGGGCAATCTCTTCTCTGGGAAGACGACGCTCATGAATGCGCTCGCGAGCGAGCCCTACCGCTCCGAGTTGCAAGGGCTGCTCGACGGCGCCGAAACGTATTCGTTCACCGAGCGCGTGGAGAAGGGATCGCTCACCGACGAATGCTTGGCGCTCTTTTATCAGGATCGTGTGGCGAATATTTTTCCCACCGAAACGGCGTTTCTGCATATGCGCGTGCTGCAACAGCGCGAGATTCGCCACCTGATGACGCGCGAGCAAAAGACGGGTGTGTTGATCCTCGAGGATCGTCCCTTTCTGGACGGCCCCGAAGTATTCGTGAAGCGTATGATTGAGGCCGGTGAGATGCCGGCGGCGCACGCCAAGTTGTACAACACGCTGTTTTATCAGACGCTGCATCACGAGCGCATTCGCCTGCCGGACCTCACGGTCTATTTGCGCACCGAGCCCGACTTGCTCGAAAAGCGCCGCGCTGCGCGCGCCGCGGCTGGTGATGCCTATGCGCAGACGATCACCAAGGATTATCTCCGCGAAATCCACGAGTGCTATGAAGCACTCGTCGCCAACTGGCGCGGCACGTTGCGCAAATATCAGGAACTCACCATCGTGCCACCGGACAGTGACATTGTGATTCTGCCTGCCGAAATAGACATGCACGACCATCCCGACTATGTGCACGTGGCGGCCGGCACCATTCGGGAGAAGGTGCGTCGGATGCTCGCCGCGCGCCGGCTCAACACATGA
- a CDS encoding deoxynucleoside kinase, translating into MSDGNITLEVQEDLTIRRHEIANRLTNVERRLLTYLSRHQTLIACVGNIGAGKSSLVKLLAYNTGMNALFELPDDGFEDHVVNNASLFPLLATAKHSAKRTLGRYYGAINDFIGHQQRDASDSPALRASRTHLEQAALDIQHAYLDLRKMQLQAVPHLQSSTCIDGSPLADRFAFCEVLHRDMDVPYLTADALQVIDGRLDTEFRSLVRPGLLVLLKSPVDYLLRNIGDRQRAEEKSETAEIPEGLLRLVTALNPRYDAFIANVRANGWYRGPVLEIDVSKIDFVSNVRHLIAVYEGIESLLVPKEFRG; encoded by the coding sequence ATGAGCGACGGCAATATCACGCTCGAGGTGCAGGAAGATCTCACGATCCGCCGGCACGAGATTGCGAACCGGCTCACGAATGTTGAGCGCCGGTTGCTCACGTACCTTTCGCGCCATCAAACGCTGATTGCCTGCGTGGGGAATATTGGGGCGGGGAAGAGCTCGCTCGTGAAGCTCCTCGCGTACAACACGGGGATGAACGCGCTCTTTGAACTCCCGGACGATGGGTTCGAAGATCACGTGGTCAACAACGCGTCGCTCTTTCCGCTCCTCGCCACGGCCAAGCATTCGGCCAAGCGAACGTTGGGGCGGTACTACGGCGCCATCAACGACTTCATTGGCCATCAGCAGCGCGATGCGTCTGACAGCCCGGCATTACGGGCCTCGCGGACACATCTGGAGCAGGCGGCGCTCGACATTCAGCACGCCTATCTCGATTTGCGCAAAATGCAGTTGCAGGCGGTACCGCATTTGCAGTCGTCTACCTGCATCGATGGCTCGCCGCTCGCCGACCGCTTTGCGTTCTGTGAGGTGTTGCATCGCGACATGGACGTGCCCTATCTCACGGCCGACGCGTTGCAGGTGATTGATGGTCGTCTTGACACCGAGTTCCGTTCGCTGGTGCGCCCAGGACTTTTAGTGCTGCTCAAGAGTCCCGTGGATTACCTGCTCCGCAATATTGGGGACCGCCAGCGCGCCGAAGAAAAATCGGAGACCGCCGAGATTCCCGAGGGGTTGCTGCGACTCGTGACGGCACTGAATCCGCGCTACGACGCATTTATTGCGAACGTCCGGGCCAATGGGTGGTATCGCGGTCCCGTGCTCGAGATTGATGTGTCGAAAATCGACTTCGTGTCGAATGTGCGACACTTGATTGCGGTGTACGAGGGGATTGAGTCGCTGCTGGTACCGAAGGAGTTTCGCGGTTAA
- a CDS encoding M28 family peptidase, which yields MRIHLCFARLALAAAPALLAAQTPADSRLAAVRTRFSGERAYETVAYLDRFVRWPGNAGFDSSIAHVARKLAAAGYVEQSKAKAGDRLTYRVERYPMAAPAWEPIHAAVSIVGAGGAKTPVFSFPVNRNMLATNSFSTPAGGVDADLVRVADVSAATLDAANVRGKVVLLDAAAGRRGGLQQLFTEAVTKRGAVGVFAYALSAYLQPEKHRTSIVFTSIPYDSVAKGWGMMLSFAAREQLNAALARGPVRLHVEAASRFVWPATELTVVAEIRGSKEPETRFVYSAHVQEPGANDNASGVGALAEAARVAADLVKSGKEDPKRTLTFLWGQEIRSTDRFIKQDTTRARGIRWGMSLDMVGEDTKKTGGTFLIEKMPDPSAIWTRGDDKHSEWGGSPINESQLKPHYFNDYVLRRALDEAAGNGWVVKTNPFEGGSDHTPFLTANKPGLLLWHFTDEFYHTDGDRLDKVSAEELRHSGITALMSGLLLTSADGPTARALVGELERAALARVEVERVISADSISRGADVDKERHVLEVWGSYYRGALATTEDIEVGGASAETRAAIAAAQARVAAAVATARSRLKPE from the coding sequence ATGAGAATCCACCTGTGCTTCGCCCGCCTGGCGCTTGCCGCCGCCCCCGCCCTTCTGGCCGCCCAGACCCCCGCCGACAGCCGTCTCGCGGCCGTCCGAACCCGCTTCTCAGGGGAGCGTGCCTATGAGACCGTCGCCTACCTCGACCGCTTTGTGCGGTGGCCGGGCAACGCTGGGTTCGATTCCAGCATCGCCCACGTGGCCCGCAAGCTGGCGGCGGCCGGTTACGTGGAGCAGTCAAAAGCGAAGGCAGGCGACCGGCTGACCTACCGTGTCGAGCGTTACCCGATGGCCGCCCCGGCCTGGGAACCGATTCATGCGGCGGTCTCGATTGTCGGCGCCGGCGGGGCCAAAACGCCGGTCTTTTCCTTTCCCGTCAACCGCAACATGTTGGCCACGAACTCCTTCTCCACCCCAGCGGGTGGAGTGGACGCGGATCTCGTACGGGTCGCGGACGTTTCCGCCGCCACGCTCGATGCGGCCAACGTACGCGGCAAAGTCGTACTGCTCGACGCCGCCGCGGGGCGCCGAGGGGGCCTCCAACAGCTGTTCACGGAGGCGGTAACAAAACGCGGAGCCGTGGGCGTGTTCGCCTACGCCTTGTCCGCCTATCTCCAGCCCGAAAAACACCGCACCTCCATTGTCTTTACCAGCATCCCATACGACTCCGTGGCCAAGGGGTGGGGGATGATGCTCTCCTTTGCCGCACGCGAACAACTGAATGCGGCGCTCGCTCGCGGCCCCGTGCGGTTGCACGTGGAAGCCGCGTCGCGTTTTGTCTGGCCAGCCACCGAGTTGACCGTTGTCGCAGAAATTCGCGGCAGTAAAGAGCCGGAAACGCGATTTGTATACAGTGCCCACGTGCAGGAACCGGGGGCGAACGACAACGCGAGCGGCGTGGGCGCGCTCGCCGAAGCCGCCCGCGTGGCGGCCGATCTCGTGAAGAGCGGCAAGGAAGACCCCAAGCGCACCCTCACCTTTCTGTGGGGCCAAGAAATTCGCAGCACCGACCGCTTCATCAAGCAGGACACCACCCGCGCCCGTGGCATTCGCTGGGGAATGAGCCTCGACATGGTCGGCGAGGATACCAAGAAAACCGGCGGCACCTTCCTCATTGAGAAGATGCCGGACCCCTCCGCCATCTGGACGCGCGGCGACGACAAGCACAGCGAGTGGGGCGGCTCCCCCATCAACGAGTCGCAGCTCAAACCGCACTATTTCAACGATTACGTGCTCCGTCGCGCGCTGGACGAAGCGGCAGGCAACGGCTGGGTCGTCAAGACCAATCCCTTCGAAGGAGGGAGCGACCACACCCCCTTCCTCACGGCCAACAAGCCCGGACTGCTCCTTTGGCACTTCACCGATGAGTTCTACCACACCGACGGCGATCGACTCGACAAAGTCTCTGCGGAAGAACTCCGTCACTCCGGCATCACCGCGCTCATGAGCGGTTTGCTTCTCACCTCCGCGGACGGTCCAACGGCGCGCGCGCTCGTCGGTGAACTGGAGCGCGCAGCCCTCGCGCGTGTAGAAGTGGAGCGTGTGATTTCTGCCGACTCCATTTCGCGCGGCGCCGACGTCGACAAAGAGCGCCACGTGCTCGAGGTGTGGGGCAGCTACTATCGCGGCGCGCTCGCCACCACCGAGGACATCGAAGTCGGAGGCGCAAGCGCCGAAACGCGTGCGGCGATTGCGGCGGCGCAGGCACGGGTGGCGGCGGCGGTCGCAACGGCTCGATCCAGACTCAAGCCGGAGTAA